The DNA segment gttcgaggcaggactagggagtcggatcttttcaggggaatttatacagcaggatttgttttagctgtataatgtttactgtttaagtatttcgatttggttgtattactacagatttaagcctggattatgttactaagctgatatgtaaattatgattaagtttccgcacgtttttactctattaagtatttttctgtattaagtttaatgcatgctattagttgccagttagtaggtgattccatgcagggtcactacatcatCAGTGCCTTAACTTATCATagttcaaaattttcattttcactcttAATTCAAATCATAACAGTAACGTAAAAATATTTGTATCAAATAGAATTCATGTCGTATCAAGAGTAGAAAGTACTTAAAATAGATTTCAACATATTATGAACgatcaaattttaaaacatacatataattttaaaacacaaagCCCAATTATATATTCTCTATGTGCGAGATCGAATTACTTGAATTAGTGCAGCTTTTTCGAAAAATTCAAgaagaattttcaaaaaaatcagccttgattttttaaaattaggcTTCCACCTTGGGAAAATTTTCTACAATGTTTTTCCTCTTTTCTAACCTTAGCTTACTCGAAAATTTAGGGAGAATTCTCATGGTGTATTTTTCTTAGGGTCTGAGAGTCTATATTTATAGGCACCAATAATAGTTAGGTTCAACTAAGACACATAGCTTACAAAGTTAGAATAGAATTCTATCTCCAAGATTTGATTTTTTCTAGATCTCTGATATGTTGATTTATCTTGTACATAATTTATCTTGGTACATAgactacaaaaataaaaatttaatttatcttcttataaattaaaatcaaaatttcccTTACCCTTTTTTTTAGTGACCCGCACCGAAATTACCTACTAAATCAAATCCTAAGCAttcaatcaaatcttaatcgAAAAAATCAATCAGAAATTCAGGTTAAGATACATCCATATCGAATTATTTTATCATGTACAATCCCAAATAAAACAACCAAACCAATAAACTGACAACTCAACGGTGTTGCTCCTCGCCTCGGGGGTCACTCTTTCCTGCGTCATACAACCTGAGGCCTGCCCCACAGAATGAGATTTCCAAGATAAAAACTCATGTTCAACTGGAGGCGCCAAAGTGCATAGTACAACACGGAAATACCCCTCTGGATAACTAGCAAAAAATCATCCTGATGTGGATCTGTAAATATCCTGGAAGCATTACAGCCCTCCGTGCCCGTCGGCCATTTGACTCATGATTTCCAACCGTCCACAAACTAGGACTGAGCGATCCTACTAAACAtggctatctcgaaggagattcgGCTCAACGTGATAAATGGACATGTAGCATATGAACGgtaatacatgcatatcatggcagataaaatgcaacacataagaatGTATACTCAATtagatatctcagtcagtactgaCGTACCTCTATAGGTCAAGTCTAGGTGAATAACCTAgtatccaagcctataatcaaatgTATACCATATTAATTATACCATTTTAAAAGTCTTAAGTAAGCTAATAGTCTAATACATACTCCCAAACTTATCAAGGATCTCGGAGTACTACCTGCATCTGTCGTCAGTCCATTGATGGCGATGGCCCCAAATATAAGGTAGAACTCCGCTACGACCCCGGTAGCGCCTTGCTATCACCTGACCCTCAAGACGACGCCTAAAAAGGTCCAAATACGGACTAAGAACAAGAGAGGAATGCTAGGAATTGACAATTTGGAATGAGGGTCTTggtccctatttatagacagaggtGTGGAACTTTCGATCTctggttcggagcttctgaacgaACTTCGGAGCTTGTGTTCCCACCACCAGATCTTCCGATCTCTATCCACCGAACACGTGTCCTCTGATTAGACAACTCACCGTGCTTGCAGAGTTCGGACCTTTCAAATTGGGGGtttggagcttccaaactctctCTAGGACAATCACCAATAAAACCCATATGTTGTCTTGTCTGGGAGAgctcggacgttccgatcacgaTTTCGGAGCTTCTGAGCACATCATTGaaatccgaaccagttcggatcTTTCTAACTTAACATGCTCTAGTTCGTAAATTCCAAACTATTCAGACCCTAGATATCTATCAGACCATTTCCGAACGTCCTAAATCTAATTTTCTACTTATTTTTCTCAAATAATGTTTCcttaataatgttttaattatttaaacatgATTAGATAGTTAAACTTCTTGATTAGGATtcaggttactacattctcctcaccttaaaagattttgtcctcgaaatcaagaAACTCTATAACAACATCATTTATTACAATAGAACTGATGATATAGCTGAGGTTTACAACGAAATGCAACAATATATTACAACTTAAAACAACTCTGGATGTTTGGTATGCATGCGACTCTCTAGTTCTCAAGTGTCTTCTTTGGtgtctcggcgctgccactggacTAGGACAAGAGGAATAGTCTTGTTTCGCAATTCCTTGGACTTCCTATACAAAATGTAAATCGGTATTTCCACATAAGTTAGATCCTCATTAAGTCTAACCTCTAATGGATGTAGAACATGAGACTCGTCTGTCGCATACCAtctcaacagagatacgtgaaacacgtcgtgaatgttGGACAGGTACGTTGAAAGGGCTACCCTGTAAGCTAAATCTCCAACGCTTTCCAGAATCTCAAATGaaccaatgaatctcggagatagcTTCCCTTTGAGACCAAAGCTCAAAATTTGACGAAAAAGCGAAATTTTTAGAAATACCTTTTCCACCGCCTGAAACTGTAAGGGTCTACGCTTGATGTTTGCATAGCTTGTATGTCAAAAATGTGCGGTCTTGATTCAATTCTTGATATGATCAACAATATCGACAGCCTGTTGAATCAACTCAAGTCCTTTCACTTGTCGCTCTTCGAATTCTTCCCAGAACAACGGAGTACGACATCATCGCCAATACAACGCTTTGAATGGTGCCAAACCTACACTGTtgtgatagctattgttgtatgCAAACTCAATCAGTGGCAAATGATCTTGTCAAGATGGACCAAAATCTATGGTACATGCTCTTAAAAAATCCTCGAGGGTGCGAATGGTTCTCTCAGACTTACTCTCCATCTCTGGGTGATAAGCGGTACTTAAACTCAAAGTAGTTCACAATGCTCGCTGGAAACTTCCacaaaatctagaagtaaatcCGGGGTCTCTGTCACTGAGAATACTCGCTGGTACACCATGCAATCGTACTGTCTCTTGGATATACAAACGAACCATACAATCAAAGGTGTAATATCGGTTGTACAAAAAGAACACGCTGACTTAGTGAGTCTATCCACCGCTACCCAGATGACATCGCAATTCCTAGATGTCAAtgacaaatgggtcacaaagtccatcgtgatatgCTTTcatttccattcgggaatcGATAGGctatgaagcaaacctccaggtcttTGGTGTTTAGACTTAACCTGCTGACATACCAGCACCTAGACACATACCGATAAACTTCATGCTTCATACCTTTCAACCAAAATCGAGTTCTCAGATCTTTGTACATTTTCGTGCTTCTCGGGTGAATGCTAAGCTTGCTCCAGTGAGCTTAGGCTAGAATTTCTTCTCTCAATTCAGAATATCCTGGTACTACATTACTTCTTGAAAAACACAACGTTCCATCTGTCTGAAATGCGAAGCCAGATGTTTTGTCTTCATTAGCTAGCCTAGTTAACTTCTGCACTTTCAGGTCAGAAAACTGAGCTTCCCTGATCGTTACATACAAAGCTGGTTCAGATAGGCTGCTAGATACCCGAATACTTTACATTCCTTTATTGTGTCGGAATTTGAAACCCAACGAACAACACTCCTAGATGGTAATGGCAAACACACTAGTTTGAAGAGCAGATAACTGTTGTGAAAatttctcgcaagcgtacgagtgtcaagttttaatatagtgaataattcagatatcgatcccacagggagtaaaatgaaaatatttagtacttgtaattagaatagtctaaaatttatctagaaaatcaaactttgagaattttgcaataaaataaataatcagatgattttagatagcacgcacacaactttcaggaataatcaatcagagaataatggtctagaggtaaatttcacctggtttcaacaacagtcaatcctaaatgattaatcttcatgaattccaatcaattaatagccaagaacacttacgtatattatttccctctcccgagcaacaaataatgtttatcaactacaattaaattccaatatccctattaaaaatttatcgcagtgatatatcacaaaacaatgttttttttaaaagctctgttaaaatcatacactcttccgagctgtataaataattaacagtgtagttctaatgtcctattcaaaatcccctctcccgagcaatgatttcaaataaatataacaaatcaattattgatcagataattgaaaagacaatcaattctagaaaaaacaattaatctaaaagaaacttaatccaataaaatcaagaattcatgaaagcgtctacaccaggttccatccaacctctagactataaaaatttagttcataataaaattctgaataaaataaaatatgttcaaaaatccaaacatattcagaattaaataaataaaagataaaaaaaataatctgtcgtcgacgccgtgtccggtcgatcaaactccgtcttcgttcttcagataagctccagaaaatcccaaaagttcacgatcaatctctgaTATCCTGTGTTAATGTTGTGGCGGCTCCCCTCAAGTTGTCTgacaaaaatccttttatattgctcagcaaaagcccacaaaaagcccaagaaaattatttcccgatataataaaatttccaaatcacagcgacggggcgggcgctccaagtgaaggcgcgggctCGCATAAGCTCCTGTTGTCAAGTTTCTCACGATCATGTCTTGCGCGTTAGCGCCTTCTCTCTTCTTGTTTAGCGCTAAAAGAAACGCACATGTTAGGCCCATTATGAAAAAAGCTCAAATAAATTCTCTCCTTCACCCTGTGCGTTCTTCTTccttcttcttttctcttcctttttattttattttctctttaattcatttttcttctctttttcacaataattcaataattcactgtaaacacaaaaatactaaaatacccacataaatctgctcgaaacaaatatttaactattaaaatcatatataatttaagtgtataaaatacacttatcaaatactcccaaacttagacttttgctagtcccgagcaaaacaattcaaaacaataacttccaaaaactcaaatcatcataaacttacaagaatagccaagaaatattatggagcaatggaatcagcaatgatttcaaaaaatttcaaatccaatcatatcacacccaactaacacttgaaagtttcagttacaacaaaataacatcataaactcacaatctccgcaactcacgttcaaaacaccattatccaagttcaattcaaacattcatagatcatgaggacttttcaaggtagaataggatcaaacaaaggatataaaatcaaaaacactcacaattaggtaaatgcaaagaataatagtgtgtgcgtgtttcgatcaaaattcataatcattaaaagcatcaatcaacagttcataggctaaattctcgcaactcttctccactagtatattgggcaaatgagactcggtcaataggacttattcagcttataatttAAGGCCTGGCTCAcagctacaaatgaaggataagaattcaaaaataaggagtaatttatcatTATGCTCaattctaatttcaactccttttcattcacaatttcacactttaTTTttccacttcattgatttttcaaattcttcacaacttctttcacaattttttttcatttctttcaaatCCCTTTTcaactttcttttcttttttctactacctcttttcatcttttcaattcatccaccacaccattccatttttcacaaataaaactaggagcatacaacattttagcattcaaattactctctTAAAGGTAGaaattagtgtttaggctaattaggtagtcaatgtaggaccttgaaataatgacgaatgggggtttaatcacacgtttacacgcatgtcattcgattttcaataaagctcaaacaaggtactagggataacataaataattaggtagcttgaaaggttcaaacgaattcaaaaaaatcgcctaaatcatccctaatcacagttttgcccgtattttgcctcgaagagtgtccgaactagttctagacaagtatcaatccacaattaaatcatacaaattcaatcagtgcagaaaagaataatcattagcagttaacgatgattttcaacaacaAATTCAGATTTTTCGTACCTCATAGTACAGATAtaagtgtaggctcaaataggcaactaaggatagaatttcaatgaaaattaggcccaaaaattcaaacaatgcctcaatcacatctatgtttgtatgtttcaaaaatcagattcaagtattaatcacagagtatatagaaaATTGTTTATTCACTtagttccattttttcaaaaatatttgtcagataggaagacaatcatggatttcagttatagcacaaaaaatattttttcatcagccatgcatccatttctttctcaacttcttttaaaaactcaaaacttcaactaacacaacaaataaactcaacaaaaaattttatctatgaagcacacaataaattcaactactcaactatctaccaaacaactaaatcaaacattgattcaccccccccccccccaaacttaatgtaatcattgttcctaatgattaaaaacaataaaagaacaagggactcataccttcgacaccgagcatcaggactcggcatcatcatcatcatcatcatctccatggaaagacGGAGCAACATCAacagtatcatcagaagaccacgcggaggaggtggatatggcacaacagtgggaggataattctgggcgagagcggcagtgaagtcatgcatgtatgtcatatatgctcgcatcatcttccactgcttcttcatctgagtaagcacggtcgtagaatcatcacgagtagaatactcagtggccggatgcgtcggtagtgacataggtacttccaaatgggaaggtgctggctcaaagtgtggtagtggctcatagggctgctttcttcttcttgtcccgtctcagtgcaccagtaattcttataggacctcgaattggaagaatctgctccgtatcatcccacacaacaccggctaaccggcaaagttgagtaatcaaggatgagtggggtaaactgatagtcgaggatCCCCTAACAGCAGCAATGATAGAATCCTGAATCACCCTCCCCgcatcaacagattttccagtcacaatgcagtacacaagaccagctctaaccttagtcacatcagatgtatgcccagatggcaacatcctggcagccacaaactcatgccaattattagCTTCTCTACGAAGAAAGATGGATGAAAATGTAGCAGCTTCATCCTttgcattcctcttccattccgcctcatcctgacacaaagtctgaattACAAGATTATCTGAAAATGGCTCATTCTTGAATACCTGATACTCATCATCTGcaatgtccaaatccggcatgtcatagagactgttaattgtactcttatcaaaaggaaccaattttcctcgaactcgaactttcagattcacgtctttaaccataaaatttgcataaaactcatgaatcaatgatataacatcatctggtggactcctcaccaatgtctcccaacctcctttcttagcttcaattaacgccaGAGCATCAAGCTCTCTCAAGCTCATTCCCCTTTCTTTTTGCATCCCtctctccattacatcaaagcaagcgtacgagtgtcaagttttaatatagtgaataattcagatatcgatcccacagggagtaaaatgaaaatatttagtacttgtaattagaatagtctaaaatttatctagaaaatcaaactttgagaattttgcaataaaataaataatcagatgattttagATAACATGCACACAAatttcaggaataatcaatcagagaataatggtctagaggtagatttcacctggtttcaacaacagtcaatcctaaatgattaatcttcatgaattccaatcaattaatagccaagaacacttacgtatattatttccctctcccgagcaacaaataatgtttatcaactacaattaaattccaatatccatattaaaaatttatcgtagtgatctatcacaaaacaatgttctttttaaaagctctgttaaaatcatacactctcccgagctgtataaataattaacagtgcagttctaatgtcctattcaaaatcccctctcccgagcaatgatttcaaataaatataacaaatcaattattgatcagataattgaaaagacaat comes from the Henckelia pumila isolate YLH828 chromosome 1, ASM3356847v2, whole genome shotgun sequence genome and includes:
- the LOC140873893 gene encoding uncharacterized protein: MPDLDIADDEYQVFKNEPFSDNLVIQTLCQDEAEWKRNAKDEAATFSSIFLRREANNWHDFGLKGKLSPRFIGSFEILESVGDLAYRVALSTYLSNIHDVFHVSLLRWYATDESHVLHPLEVRLNEDLTYVEIPIYILYRKSKELRNKTIPLVLVQWQRRDTKEDT